One window from the genome of Treponema sp. OMZ 838 encodes:
- a CDS encoding TIGR00282 family metallophosphoesterase: MRIFYIAEITGKAGVWAVRKNIAEIKRCYQPDFIIANAGMATGAGGLGKQHAGYLRKMGIDCITGGDCIFQKKDLVENLPNMPFVLRPCNLPEYSSGAGYRYFTARNGEKLAVISILGRVGHHRLLADNPFALMQALLPKIERETPFIVADFSSTATAEKQTMAFFLAGRLSVLIGSGTGAAAADERLMSAESDFSGTDAADALINAQTGSVEAYCGQHGRKTAYITDAGRTGSFDSVGGHAPSGKIREYRTGLFEYPQETWQRICVQGLDIELDGAGGALSIERVRIEMPAAAVPQSS, translated from the coding sequence GTGAGAATTTTTTATATCGCCGAAATTACCGGTAAAGCAGGCGTGTGGGCGGTTAGAAAAAATATTGCGGAAATTAAGCGCTGCTATCAGCCTGACTTTATTATCGCAAATGCCGGTATGGCGACAGGTGCAGGCGGGCTCGGTAAGCAACACGCCGGTTATTTAAGAAAAATGGGGATCGATTGTATCACCGGCGGGGATTGTATCTTTCAAAAGAAAGATTTAGTCGAGAACCTCCCGAATATGCCGTTTGTCCTGCGTCCTTGTAATCTACCGGAGTACAGTTCGGGAGCCGGTTACCGCTATTTTACAGCCCGAAACGGGGAAAAACTTGCAGTTATTTCGATTTTGGGGCGGGTAGGGCATCATCGGCTTTTAGCGGATAATCCGTTTGCGTTGATGCAGGCGCTGCTTCCGAAGATAGAAAGGGAAACGCCGTTTATCGTGGCCGATTTTTCTTCAACCGCAACTGCCGAAAAGCAGACAATGGCATTCTTTCTTGCAGGGAGGCTCTCCGTGTTGATCGGGTCGGGTACGGGCGCCGCCGCAGCCGATGAGCGGCTGATGTCCGCCGAATCCGATTTCTCCGGTACCGATGCCGCAGATGCGCTTATCAACGCACAGACGGGATCGGTAGAAGCATACTGCGGGCAGCATGGCAGAAAAACCGCCTATATCACTGATGCGGGACGAACCGGTAGTTTTGACTCCGTCGGCGGACATGCCCCGTCCGGTAAGATACGGGAATACCGTACCGGCCTTTTTGAGTACCCGCAAGAAACATGGCAGCGGATCTGTGTGCAAGGGCTGGATATTGAGCTGGACGGGGCGGGCGGCGCCTTGTCGATAGAACGAGTCCGTATCGAAATGCCTGCCGCTGCGGTGCCGCAGTCATCATAA
- a CDS encoding tetratricopeptide repeat protein — MQETADFFNDSAVMLAAEGCHSEAIACLRRGLQLEPFSSLMWFNLGLSYYALDDKDNSRYALYEAARCNPFDADIWDTLGVVLHETGEMEASRLAYTKALELETENGRIWNNYGTLLFNEEKYEQARRAFESALTLAPDSEDTLFNLRDTYTMLGNKKLAKKCTKIIDRLALKNPDTLVQKRNEP, encoded by the coding sequence ATGCAAGAAACAGCCGATTTTTTTAACGACAGTGCAGTGATGCTCGCCGCCGAGGGATGTCATAGCGAAGCAATCGCGTGTCTCCGCCGCGGTTTGCAGCTTGAACCGTTCAGCAGTTTGATGTGGTTTAATTTGGGGCTCAGTTACTATGCGCTTGATGATAAAGATAACTCCCGCTATGCGCTCTATGAGGCAGCGCGCTGTAATCCCTTTGATGCAGATATTTGGGATACGTTGGGGGTTGTTCTCCATGAAACCGGCGAGATGGAGGCTTCTCGGCTTGCATATACGAAAGCACTCGAGCTTGAGACCGAAAACGGCCGTATTTGGAATAACTACGGTACGCTCCTTTTTAATGAAGAAAAATACGAACAAGCCCGCCGTGCCTTTGAATCGGCTTTGACACTTGCTCCCGATTCTGAGGATACACTCTTTAATTTACGCGATACCTATACGATGCTGGGAAACAAAAAACTTGCAAAAAAATGTACTAAAATAATCGATAGACTGGCATTAAAAAATCCGGACACATTGGTACAAAAGCGGAACGAGCCGTGA